One Deinococcus aestuarii DNA segment encodes these proteins:
- a CDS encoding RidA family protein, whose amino-acid sequence MKEIVETAGAPAAIGPYSQATRFGSLVITSGQIPLRPDGTLVEGNIEAQTRQVLDNLKAVLAAAGTDLTRVVKTTVFLADMNEFSAMNAVYAEYFEAPYPARSTVQVARLPRDVRVEIEAVAERA is encoded by the coding sequence ATGAAAGAGATCGTGGAGACCGCGGGCGCGCCCGCCGCCATCGGCCCGTACAGCCAGGCCACCCGGTTCGGCTCTCTCGTGATCACGAGCGGCCAGATCCCCCTGCGCCCCGACGGCACCCTCGTCGAGGGCAACATCGAGGCCCAGACCCGGCAGGTGCTCGACAACCTCAAGGCCGTGCTCGCCGCCGCCGGAACGGACCTCACCCGGGTCGTCAAGACCACCGTGTTTCTCGCGGACATGAACGAGTTCTCGGCCATGAACGCCGTGTACGCCGAGTACTTCGAGGCCCCCTACCCGGCCCGCTCGACCGTGCAGGTGGCCCGGTTGCCCCGCGACGTGCGGGTGGAGATCGAGGCCGTCGCCGAGCGGGCGTGA
- a CDS encoding PP2C family protein-serine/threonine phosphatase has product MCAAVTPPLSSGLLTDVGRQRDVNQDAALALDLPGGGLYAVADGMGGHAAGELAATLALDTLGQRYLGGRGQPPERLAEAVQAANLAVLRHAVGEYVGMGTTLLAVLIDRGAALVAHVGDSRAYLLRGGELHRLTDDHSWVAEQLRLGHLTEEEARDHQWRSVVNNALGGEERVRLELFGLPLRPGDRLLLCSDGLSGVLTDAELLDLLARPLPPEGSARLLVDAANDAGGPDNITAVVVDVHRPGRLPRYTLPERQGDGPAYVDVLLSARRGSSPLTYLLLTVAYFTLLGVMLIPERRLVIGLVGALLLGGIVAFQRMRRARHGHPLTRAASLGRALGPVFSRPTRFRRGS; this is encoded by the coding sequence ATGTGCGCCGCCGTGACGCCCCCGCTGTCCTCCGGTCTGCTGACCGACGTGGGGCGGCAACGGGACGTGAACCAGGACGCGGCCCTGGCCCTCGACCTGCCGGGAGGCGGGCTGTACGCCGTGGCGGACGGCATGGGCGGGCACGCGGCGGGTGAACTCGCGGCCACGCTGGCGCTCGACACGCTGGGCCAGCGGTACCTCGGCGGGCGCGGCCAGCCCCCCGAGCGGCTCGCGGAGGCGGTGCAGGCGGCGAACCTCGCGGTCTTGCGCCACGCGGTCGGCGAGTACGTCGGCATGGGCACGACCCTGCTCGCCGTGCTGATCGACCGGGGCGCGGCCCTCGTCGCGCATGTGGGCGACTCGCGGGCGTACCTGCTGCGCGGGGGCGAGCTGCACCGCCTCACCGACGACCACTCCTGGGTGGCCGAGCAACTGCGGCTGGGGCACCTCACCGAAGAAGAGGCGCGCGACCACCAGTGGCGCAGCGTGGTGAACAACGCCCTGGGCGGCGAGGAGCGGGTGCGGCTCGAACTCTTCGGCCTGCCGCTGCGCCCCGGCGACCGCCTGCTGCTGTGCAGCGACGGCCTGAGCGGGGTCCTCACCGACGCCGAACTCCTCGACCTGCTCGCCCGGCCCCTGCCCCCCGAGGGCTCCGCGCGCCTGCTGGTGGACGCGGCGAACGACGCGGGGGGGCCCGACAACATCACCGCCGTGGTCGTGGACGTGCACCGCCCGGGGCGGCTGCCGCGTTACACCCTCCCCGAGCGGCAGGGGGACGGTCCCGCCTACGTGGACGTGCTTCTGAGCGCCCGGCGGGGCAGCAGTCCCCTCACCTACCTGCTGCTCACGGTGGCGTACTTCACCCTGCTGGGCGTGATGCTCATTCCCGAGCGCCGCCTCGTGATCGGGCTCGTCGGCGCCCTGCTGCTGGGGGGGATCGTCGCCTTCCAGCGGATGCGGCGGGCCCGGCACGGCCACCCCCTGACCCGCGCGGCGTCTCTGGGCCGCGCGCTCGGCCCGGTGTTCTCCCGCCCGACCCGCTTCCGGCGCGGGAGCTAG